The Symphalangus syndactylus isolate Jambi chromosome 6, NHGRI_mSymSyn1-v2.1_pri, whole genome shotgun sequence genome contains the following window.
AATAGACTCACCATCCAGGAAGCACCACTTGGGGGACAGTTTCTGGCATGTTGGGGACTTGGCTCCAGCACCATCGGGCTCCTGTTGAGAGAAGCAAAGGCCAGGCTGGGATAGAGTGGGggccagggagggaagggaactTGAAGTAGGGGCAACCAGCACAGAGGAGGCTCCACAGGGCAAGCTGGCTGCGGGAGGAAGAGGCCTGGCCTCACTTCCCGCCACCCTCTCGGTGGGCAGCTGGGGAAGCCCCCCACCCCTTACCTGCTGGAGTCTCTCGATGTGGGCACGGCAGAGCTCTAGGTCACTGTCTCCTGGGACTACCACAGTGCCCAGCGGCACGGCTGGAGAACAGAGCACCTGTCAGCAGCTGGCTGCACCCCACAGCCCTGCCCAAGGGGGCCCCggctgcctcagcccctcctggCCACCCTGCCAGGCCGCCCCACGGCACtcacaggcctccttgagctgctgcTTGTCGTAGTGCAGGGCCTCGTAGTCGTGCATGCTGACGCGACTCACCTGGATGCGCAGCTGTTCGGGCACCGGCTGCTGGCTGTCGGGCAGGGCCGGCAAGTGAGGGCTCAGCAAGGGCCCTGCCTCGGTGCCACCCTCAGCCTGGCACCAAACCACGTGCCGAGAGAAGGTCCCGCCCCACTCCCAACACCCCTGGGGCAGAGGGACAGTCAGccccttttacagatggggaagtcaaggcccagagagggcagggtCTGGCCTTGGCACCCAGGGCACGTGGCAGGGTGGGACGTACTCGCTGTGCAGGGGGGCGGCGCTCCGCCGCTTGGCCTTCTGCACCATGGTGGCCTGGTTGCGCAGGGCGATGCGGATGCGTGAGGCTGCAAGCTTGCAGGGCTCGCCATCCACCTGCACTGGGATGGCCTTGGATGTGGTGAGCACCACCTCACGACACTGTGTCAGCCGCTCGCCGTGCCCGCCCACCTGCAGCGCGGCCTGTGGGCACAGGAAGCTCGGGTCAGATGGCaccagggctgggggcaggggggtCCCAGACTCTGCTCCTTCTGAAGCAGAAACTCTAGCCAGAGAACAAAGGTGAAAGTGACCCCTGGCCAGAGAGCAGAGGGGAGGCCGAGACCCCTGGTGGGAAAGGGAGGGGACAGAGGCAATGAGGGTGACTCCCCAGTCAGAGTGGGGAGTGAAGGTATCCCGAGGCATAGCGAGGAGAGGGGGTAGGTGCCGCTCTCAAGCCAGAGGAATGAGACAAAGAAGGGAGGTGAGGGTGAACTAGGCCGCCATGGCCCATGGAGGTGAGTATGGGTGACCCCTTCCCATCTTTGGGCTGTGCTCCCAGGCACCGTGGGCCCAGCACCCACTCACCAAGGACGTCATGGTGAAGCCAATGACCTCGAGGTAGCCGTCGTCGTGCCGCTGGGGCTCAAAGTCGTGGTGCTCCCCAGGGTGGCCCCAGGGCATGGTGCCCGCACAGTACCTGCATGGGGGGGCGATGACATGGGCCTCAAAACACAGTCTCTGCAGGACAAGGACAGCAGGGCCCACCCCCCACAGCCCCGGGAGCCCCCTCCTCACCTGGGGATGTTCAGGAAAACAACACACTGGGGTTTCAGGTCCTGGATCTTGGGAGTCAAGTCCGTTCCATCACACTGGAGGCGGGCGGGGTGGGTGTTGAGGTGCATGTGCCAGGTGGCCTCCGCCTCCCTCCCTTCCGGCCCGCCCACCCACGGCAGCCTGGCCCCGCTCACCACCACTCGGATGTGCTTGGCCAGGTCCTTGGAGCTGCCCATCAGGAAGTCGGAGAAAGCTGTCTGTGGGAGACAGAGGGCGTCACCATCTGCTGACAGAGATCTTTCCTCACCAGCACCCGGCAGGGCTCCTGGGGCCTGGTGGACACAGGTGGGCTGGGGCACGGGTGGTAGAAGAGGTGGGCACAGGCGGGGGTGCAGACTCCACTCACCCCGGCGTAGAACATCTTATTCCGAAAGCGGCTGTTGAATTTCTCTGGGTTGGCCTCTGGGTGGAGACAAGCAGTGGGGGCCAGTGAGTCACCCCAGCCTGCCCagggggggttgggggagggctgGGATGGATGCCTTCACTGGCGGGAGCAGGGTCTGACCCTCCTGGGGACACTCCTGCGCCCACCCTGCCCTGGCCTCAGTGGGAGGCTGCCAACCTCGAGACTCGTGGAACTCCAGGGTGACGTGGGCGTCaaagcccaggctgaagtagttGTTGAAGACATCCAGGGGCAACTGGAAAAAGGTCAAGGGATCAAAATGAGGGCTGGGCCTCACAGATGTCCTCTCGCTCCAGGGGCCTCGTGTGGCCGAGCCAGCTCAGCCCATCTGTTCACAGGCTTTCCCTGGTCAGCGGCGTCTGCTGGGGCTCAGCCCAGCTCACCCGCCGTCAGGCGCAGCCCTGCTCTGCCTGGTGGCCCCTGGGGGATTTCCCTGCGTGCCTGTCAGCTCCCCTAACACTTCTTCCTGACATGCCATGTGGAGCACGACAGCGGGGCTTGGTTTTGCTCACtgcttagagcagtgcctggcaggtAGCAGGCGCTCAGCGCGTGTCTGTGGAATAAAGCAGCATCTtctgaccaggcgtggtggctcacgcctgtaaccccagtgctttgggaggccgaggcagatggatcacctgaggtcacgagttcaaaaccagcctgaccaacatggtgagacccccatctctactaaaaatacaaaaattagccaggtgtggtggtgggtgcctgtagtcccagctactcaggaggctgaggcaggagaatagcttgagcccaggaggcagaggttgcagtgagccaagactgtgccactgtactctagcctgggtgacagtgagactctgtctcaataaaaaaaaaaaaaaaaaagcaaacagaaaaacaaaaattagccaggtgtggtggcacctgcctataatcccagctactcaggaggctgaggcaggagaatcgcttgaacctgggaggcggaggttgcagtgagctgagatcgcgccactgcgctccagcctggtggcagactgagactcagtctcaaaaaaaacaaaaacagaaaaaacagcaTCTTGTGAGGCAAGtactattattcccattgtacAAGGAAGAAATGGAAGTTGGGGAAATGAAGAGACACGCCCAAGAACCAGCAAGTGGAAAAGTGGGATCCAGTCCCCAGCTGCCCGCCCTGCCCCGCCCCACCCTGGCCAACTTACCCGGTCGGTGGCGCCTTCATCTCGGTCCTCAGGCCCTGCCTCAGGGTTGGGCTCAGCGTGGAGGTCCCAGCGGTCCAGCTGTACCACGTTCCCCTCCTCCACGTGGGAGAGGATCTTGGACACAGGCTCATCTGTGTAGCCCTGGGGGAGCAGGCAGGGACTGAGCCCTCTGTGGCTGGAGAGGCCCCAGCTGCACCCCCCTCCTATGGGTGCTTACCCCACCCCAGTTGAGGGTTCGGGCCAAGTCGTTGCCAGTACCCAGGGGCAGGATGGCAACAGGGGGTGGCGGCTTCAGGCGTAGCTGGTCCAGGGTGGAGAGGATCCAGCCCACCTGGGGGAGGGAGAACAGAGGCAAGTCAGGCCCACAGGGACCCCGGCTTCAGGCCCAGCCCTGGTGCTCGGCTGGCCCATGCGGGGAGCTCACCGTGCCGTCGCCCCCGCACGCCAGGATCCGCAGGTTGTGCACTTTGCGGTAcatctccagcctgggctcaTGGGAAGATGGCAGTGGGGTCAGGGGATGTGTGCTGTACCCCAGGAGTGAGGCAAGTTCCCCCCCATGTCCCCCACAAAACCTTGGCAAGTACTTACGCCTCCTTGGGCCCTCCCTGGCTCAGGTCAAAGACTTGTCGGGGATTGAGATACCAGAGGAAAGACTGGATGATCTTTGCACCCTGGATGGGATAGGGGAGCCGAGAGACAGGCAGTGGTGGGATGAAGTGGGAGAAGCAGAGGGAGAGGGGTGTGACTATGGGAACCAGGGCCAATAAGGGGTGAGGGGTGGAGAAAGGACAGGATTTTCTCAGGATCCCTGGGAAAGAGGGATTGGAGTAGAAGCTAGAAACGGGCTCTGGGAATAGCTGCTGGCAGACGGGCTGGACCCCAACCCCTGCCCGAGCCCTCAGCTGAGAGGCAAGGCCGTGTTTACCTGGTTGCCCCCACTCTTGGGGTTCACAAACACCAGCAGGGGCTTCAtgaggggggagggggtgggccTGATGATGAAGGGTCTCCAGCGGCCCTCCTGGGAGACAAGGTGAGAGGCTGTAAGCTCCTTCCTGTCCAGGACACCTTACCATCATCCTTAGCAGGCCCCCTGGGTGACTTTGTCCCCCCTTTGTACCCTCATGTACCATCTCTGGGCCAGATCTTACCAGGCCACAGAGCAGAAACTGGCATCTAATCCTGCCTTCCTCAGAGGCCCCAGAGCCCACACAGACCCCCACCAGCTGGCAGCATTAGCTGGGAGTGGAAGTTCTGTACCCTGAGCAACAGACCCCTCTCTCCTGctcccctgcagcctctgcccagcccagGGCTGACCTCAGGCCCTTTCTTGCTGGACTTCCTCTTGAAGGATgccctcttcttcttcttgcttGCTTTCAGAGTATTCTGCAAGGGAAGCAGGGGCGTTGGTGACAAGGTGGGCAGGCTGGGGTAGCTGGCAGACCCCAAGTGCGTAGGGGGCATCAAGAATGCAGGCAGTACTCACCTGGGGCCTCCGGGCGCGGAGGATCCAGGTGGGCGGGATGACCACGGCTGCGTGGACCCCCAGCGAGCACGGCTCCTCGATCTGCTGCAGCATGAAGCAGGACACCTTGCTGTGGTACTGAGGAGAGCGAGGGGCCGGGCTCAGCGGGACCGTGTTCAGACTCGGGGACCCAAACCCAGCAGTGCAGGGCCTGGCCCTGGGGGCGGGGGCAGCACTCACTGCCTGCTTGCACCACGAGCAGCTGATGGCCACAATCTCCTTGCTGTGGAAGGTGAACTTCTGCTGGAATCCCTGAGGGTAGACAGGATGGATGGGCACCAGGGCAGGCCTGGAGCAGCAGACCCAGCCCCTCTCCTGGTGCCAGCCTCTCTCCACccagagacagggccttgctatgttgcccaggctggtctcaaactcctgggcttaagcaatctgcctcagcctcccaagtaactgggaacaacaggcatgtgccaccatgcccagctttgaacacattttttgttttttgtttggagatggagtctcgctcttgttgcccaggctggagtgcagtggcgcgatctcggctcgctgcaacctccaccttccaggttcaagtgattctcctgtctcagcctcctgagtggctgggattacaggcacccaccactatgcccggctaattttttgtatttttagtagagacagggtttcaccatgttggccaggctggtctcgaattcctgacctcaggtgatccacctgcctcagcctcccaaagtgctggaattacaggcgtgagccaccacacccagtctgaacacatttttttaaataaaaaaatatatgtataagatAAGCCTGAAGAGCAGGGTGGCTTAGCCAGGGCCCCGACTCCCTGAAGTTACCTGCACGGCACCGCATGCATACCCATTCTGCCACACTGCAGGCTAACTCCTGCCTCACTCGGATTTTCCCTCCTTCCTACCCTCAAGGCCTGACCAGACCCCCATGTGCCGTTAAAGAAATTTACTGCCGCTTCCAAGTACCTATCACATTGATTCCCTGTTCATCACACAGGCCGTTGGGAAAGGCCTGCAGTGGGCCAGGCGCTGAGAATCAGTGAAGCAAGCCTCTCATCTTTGAGAGCCTGCACTTACTGAGGGAGGCGGGTAAGAAGCAAACAAGAAAGTGAACCAAACAACTGTGGACTGGGTTAGGCGGTCGCCTGGAAAGCCTGGCTTCAAGCCACACTGTCCTCAGGAGGGTGGGAAACCGCTGCCCAGCTTGGCACTCGGCACACAAGTATCCACTGAGTCACCGAATGAGTTAAGTCTATACGATTCTCCAAAGGACCACTTGCAGCTTCAAAGCAGGCCAGGTGGGAAGAAAACTTTCCTCCCTGCTCTCCTACTAAGCCCAGAGGCCAGGAGCAGGCCAGGGTGTCTGAGGACTGAAGGCCCTGCAGCCAGGCTGAGACTCAGCCCCGGACTCTGCACACCAGGGTGTGCTCAGTGATCGGCAGGCCACACGGGCCACACAGCCTGGGCTCAGGCCCGCAGGTGCAGGTGGCGATGTCCTCGGGCAGGGCCTCTCACCTTCCCACAGTGCCGACACTTGCCGTCCTGGCGTCGTCTGTGTACCCAGTGGTGCCGTACAAAGGTTGGCTGGGGGAGAAGGGGAAAAATTTCACTGGGTGAGGGGTGGGCGGGGGCACAGTCCTGAGGACTGCCCACACGGCTCAATACACGGGGCTGCAGGAAGCGCTCTGCAGTCCTGCGCATGAGTGGAGGAGGGGCTAAAGACTCTCTTCATGGCCTGGGGGAGGCTCAGACTCAGAGGGACAGAGAAGGCTGGGAAGCACCAAGAGGCACAAGCTGTCCCACCCCCTCCGCAGGCAGCGCTAGTTAGGCCTCCACAGGGCAGACCTCAGACCTCAGCGAGCAGCAGCCTAGAGGGAGCAGAGCCCCCTGGTGGCACTCCAGAGGCACTGCGCAGAGGCCCATGCAGGAATCTTAGGGTGGCCCCATCCCTGACCACCCTGGGCACTTACCTCACGGACGTTCCTGGAGCCTGATTCACGGAAGGACGGCTTACAGCGGAAATTTATCTGTGAAACATGGCAGTGACCACCAAAATGTCAGAACCTCCCTTCGGGGTCAGGTATGTGGTCACTCCCTCTAGGACAACCCAGAGTCATCCTCACAAGGCAGGGATACCCCCAAATCATCACGAGAGTCCTTGAAACACAAGACACCTCCTGTGAGAAGCCCTcctgcctctctgcctcctcctcacTAGCCAGAGGGATCTTTCCTCCTTCCACCCAGTGCCCAGGATGAGGGGGAGTTTGGGAGCTTTGGGTCCATCTCCCCCACTAACATGGGACCAtggtttgctcattttttttttttttttttttttgagacagagtctcgctgtgtcgcccaggctggagtgcagtggtgcaaccttggctcactgcaacctccacctcccaagtagctgagattacaggtgtgcgccaccatgcctggctaatttttgtaattttcagtagagatggggtttcaccatgttggccaggctggtctcaaactcctgacctcagggtgatccacctacctcggcctcccaaagtgctgggattataggcgtgagccaccgcactcggccgcATCCTTTTCTTCCTCACCCTCTGGCACTCCCGACCTGGGCACATGCAGCCAGCCTGGTCCTTGCATGCAGACTTGCGCTGCCTGGCCCCTGGAGACCTTTAGCTAATTTGTGGAACCCTAGCTTGATTTCCACCTTAGATGATGAGTGTACAGTGCTTGGGGCTGCATTTCTATTTCCCTTCTCGTAACTGTCCCTACTTCAGCCTTATTAGAGGTATAAGGAAGCCTCACTTTACAATTCAGAGGCTGGGGAAAGCAGCCTGTGTGAGCCTGCCTGAGCCACTCCTAGTCTTACAGTCTCTCCCGTATGCTGGCCTGGGTTTCTCCAGGCTGGGAAGCCCTGCCCCTCCATGCGAACCCTTCTGCCCCTGGCCCTGACCCGCCTGCCCAGTGCTGCCTCCACCTCTAGAAGCACAGTGCCCAGACGTGCCCCAGCTGCAAATGCACAGTGGACAATGGCCCTTGGGGAAAGGTCTCCACGGAGGCAGGGTGTAGCCACAGCTGAGTTATGAAGCTTCAGCAAATCAATGGCCTCTTCTAAGCACTAGTTTGGACATGGTGAAATGGTACAAGGGCCACCATTCGTCAGTTCATTCCATTGAGTGATATTCAACGAACCCACTAGGCGCCAGGTTTGTTCCAGGCAGTGGGGATACAGCAGCTAATCAGtgaggagccaggattcaaacgcACGCATTTGGCTCCAGGGTCCTTGACTCTTCACCCCCGAGGGCTGGGTCACTCCTAGCAGGCCGTGTTTGTATAACGTGTGGGTGTGTGTACGTGCTGAAAGGGCCTCAGCACCCAAAGGACAGGGGCGGGCAAAGCTGAGCTACCCACCCACCTTCTCCAGCTGCTCGATGCAAGGCGTGTGCACCACTATCTTGCACGCTGCGCACTTTCTTCGAGACACTGACTTCTGCTGCAGGACAGGAAGAGAGGGCCCCTGAGGCACCAGGTAAGTCTATCTCGGAGGCTTGCCTGCCCCAGCACACCTGCCCTCTGTGTGCACTGGGAAGCCCCAGTCCTGGCATCCGGACAAAGCCCCTGCACCCGTCACCATCCTGGGGCGGCCCACAGCAGGGGTGCCAGGGAGCGGCTCGATCCCACCTTCCCGGAAGGGCTGCGGCTGCTGGCTCCACCAGCAGGGGGCAGCGTGCCCCTACGAGCACTCACCAGCATCCTGGCTACACAGTACTGCTCCCCAACGTAGCAGAAGTCCCCGGACACGTTGGTCTCGAACCAGATGTGCTCCCCATATGTCGCTGACTCCTAGCCACGGGATGGGCTTGCTCAGCGCACGCTGGCCGCCCAGCCCTCCCTCCCATCAGCCCCCGCCCACCCGCCCTCTCCCAAGACAAACCCGCTCCAGCGCCCCGATCGACCCTGCTCTGCTCCGTCTGCCCCACTGTCCCAACCCTTCCAGGCTTGGCTCTCCCAGCTGCCTGTAGTGCCTCCACCCTCCAACTGCGCCTTGGCCAAGAGCCCAGAGGGGCTGGGACCCAGGGGTGTTAAGGCACTCACGCTCCAGTCCACTGTGCTCCGGATCTGCCGCGCTGACTCGCTGCACGGGGCCCCAGGGGTGGGCGGAGGGGGGGCCAGGTGCTGGAGGCCCGACTTGGTGATGGCTTTCCTACAGAGGAGAAGACAGCTGAGGAGGGGCTGAGCACTTCCTGACCCCACTTCCTCCCATCTCCTGGGGCCTCTGCCCTCTCCATGACCTCAGCAACAGGGAGGGCGGAGGAGCCTCCCAGCAGCCCCAGACACGAACAGGCTCCCTGCAGGAGACATGGCCTTTTGGGGTACGCTGGCTTCAGGGCACTGCCCAGAGTGTTCCCAAGTGGGGAACCCTCAGCCAGGCAGAGCTTCAAGGCCCTTGCCCAGGCCAGACCCACAGGAGGTCATACCACTCGCCCTGCTGGACACAGCTATACCTACGCGAGCAGGGCGCTCCAGGCCTGGGGTCCGGCCGCCTTGCGCCGTAGGGCTACCTGGCGCCTGCGCGACAGTGGGCGCACACGGGTGGGCAGCATGGTGCCGGCGGTGGTGCCTGAGGCTCTTCGGCCCCCAGGGCCAGGGTGCTGGCCTGAGGGCCGCCGCTGGCTAAGGCGCCGATAGTAGCCGTGCAGGCCCCAGAGAGCGTGGTCATATACAGCATCCGCGGGGAGCAGGTGGGAGGAGGCTCGGCGCAGGTAGCGCGGTAGGGGCAACAGCGGCTGGGCGCCCCGGGGTGGGGGTGGCCCTGGTGTGTTGGTGCCTGGCTGGATGGCACTCGATGCCCCGGCTACCACATCCTCCTGGacacccttctcctcctcctcctcattcatGCCCACAAGCCCGGTCCACAGCAGGGGTGCGCCCAGAAGCTGGGCCCCCGAAGTGGTAGGCTGTGGAGTGGGCACCTTATCCACGATGAAGCGGGGGTTACAGGAAGGGGGCACAGTGCTGGAGCGCCGGCGGCTGCAACCCCGGGCCCTCACCCCGCAGCTCAAGAGGCAGCCCTGCAGCTGGGCGCTGGAGCGGCGCCGCTGTGCCAGTGAGGAGGAGGCCTGCCCAGCGGGAGAGCGACGCCGGGCCTTGCCTGTGGGCAGCCCCACGCTGCTGGGCCGCCGCTGCCCCTCTCCGGGGCCTGGCACCTTCCACCGGAAGTGTCTCCTAAAGAAAGTCTCCATGGAAGGCAGGTGGCTGTTGGGCACAAAGACCGGGGGCATCAGGAGCTGGACCAGCCCACGGTCTGTCCTGTGTCTGGGAGCCCATTCACAGCCTCTGCCCCATGAGAAGGGAAGCAACCCCTGAGGGAGGGaggggtcactgcagcctctgacctcCATGTGAGGGTCCCAGGGGTGCTCAGGGGAGCCCACGTTTACAGCTCTTGGGGCACTGATGCTGTCCCCTGTTGCACCCTAGGAAGCCCTGGAGTCCCAGGGAGGTGGGTGCTTCAGGCTACCCCTTCTTCCCCCATCCAGGCACCAGAATCCACACAGCTCTGGGCCTAAAGGCCTCTACCTGCCCTGCCAGAAGCtgatggaaaagaaaacagaaagaaaacagggaGTCGTTCTGCCTGGATGGACGGCGGGCCCAGGGCAGCGCTTCCCACTTGCCGCCTTTGTTTCGCCCCCAACATCCGGGGGGGGGCAGGTTAGGTGTCCCCTCATGGGACATGGCGCAGACCAAGCTATAACAAAATGAGGCTCTCTGCAAAGCAACTTAATCCTGACAGGACCCCCAGAGTCTCTCAGCCCGTAGCCTTGGGGTCAGGCTGAAGGTGACTCCTGGAAATGGAGAGGGTCTAGTGTGTGGCTCAGGGGAGACCAGGTCTCAGGGAACTGGAGAGTCGCCGTCTGGCTCACCCGGGAGAAGGGCTGCTTAGTCTCCCTTCACACCCCGGGGGCCGCGACAATAGGCTTGGGCCAAAAGCAAAGCCTTCTGGATTCTGGGTGTGTGCGTGCCTGTATGTCTGAGGCGCTGATGGTAAGAACTTTCTGGTGCTCGACTGCTCTGTCTCACCTTTCTGAAGGGACAAAGTACGGATACCCCAGGGCGAAGCTGGGTGATGCTGGGAAACCCTTCTGACTCTGCTGCTGAGGGAGCCTGTGACTGCACATTCTTCTGCGGCCCTGATGCTGGAAGCCCCGATGCTCACAGTTCCAAACGCTGCACAGCCCAGAGCTCCCTCCTGCAGGGAGGCAGGGGCCGCGGGCATCATCCCGTCCTGAACTCATGCCCTGCTCCCTCTGCCAGCTCACCTCAGCCCTGCCTACCCTTCTTCACAGCCAGCATCGAGCTCCTGTGCCCTCACCTCTCCTAACGGGGGGGGGGGGAAGGGCAGCCTGCCTGGCATGGATCAGGGTGGCGATGCCTCCAGGCTCCTGAGGCCACCTGTGCCCCATAGCAGGTGATCTCCTGGGCCCTGGTCCTGGGGAGAGACTGTTGGGGGATGCATCCTAACCCCTGGCAGCCACAGAGGTCAAGGTCACAGCCCTGGGACAGTGCTGCCCGGGGCTGACGGGAGAAGCCCTGTGGTCCCCTGAAGGCTGgcattagttaggcatggtgggtGATGCCCTGGACACACGGTGGGCAGGAGGAAGGATGAAGGCAGAGATGAAGGGCTGGAAGAGTCAGGCCCAGGCCACACGTCTAGCACCTTCTCCTTCCATACACTGCACTCTGATTTGCTACTGCCCTGTGGTCTTGAGcagcttcaggccaggtgcaggggtGTTGGGGGAGAGATGGACAGGGTGGAGGTGCCTAGGGAAGCAGAGTTCTGCACGGCTCAGCTCTTGGTCTCTGCCTATTGGAGTTTCCAGCTGCCTCAGATGACAGGGAGGTCAGGGCAGTGCTCTTATGACCCCAAATAGTGCCCCACTCAAAGCAGACCACCTGGGCCGGAGGGAGCTGCAGGGGCAGGACAGCAGGCATGAGTGGAGAGTGCTGGGTCTCCCCCAAAATCACCAGCGTCATGGCTGACATTTACTGAGCccctatatgtcaggcactgtgctaagccccTGGCAAACACTTAGACCATTTCATAAATTACAACCCCAAGGAATAGGTACTGCATCACACTGCATTCCTGATG
Protein-coding sequences here:
- the DGKZ gene encoding diacylglycerol kinase zeta isoform X2; this translates as MEVRGCSDPSLPQGLLPFSWGRGCEWAPRHRTDRGLVQLLMPPVFVPNSHLPSMETFFRRHFRWKVPGPGEGQRRPSSVGLPTGKARRRSPAGQASSSLAQRRRSSAQLQGCLLSCGVRARGCSRRRSSTVPPSCNPRFIVDKVPTPQPTTSGAQLLGAPLLWTGLVGMNEEEEEKGVQEDVVAGASSAIQPGTNTPGPPPPRGAQPLLPLPRYLRRASSHLLPADAVYDHALWGLHGYYRRLSQRRPSGQHPGPGGRRASGTTAGTMLPTRVRPLSRRRQVALRRKAAGPQAWSALLAKAITKSGLQHLAPPPPTPGAPCSESARQIRSTVDWSESATYGEHIWFETNVSGDFCYVGEQYCVARMLKSVSRRKCAACKIVVHTPCIEQLEKINFRCKPSFRESGSRNVREPTFVRHHWVHRRRQDGKCRHCGKGFQQKFTFHSKEIVAISCSWCKQAYHSKVSCFMLQQIEEPCSLGVHAAVVIPPTWILRARRPQNTLKASKKKKRASFKRKSSKKGPEEGRWRPFIIRPTPSPLMKPLLVFVNPKSGGNQGAKIIQSFLWYLNPRQVFDLSQGGPKEALEMYRKVHNLRILACGGDGTVGWILSTLDQLRLKPPPPVAILPLGTGNDLARTLNWGGGYTDEPVSKILSHVEEGNVVQLDRWDLHAEPNPEAGPEDRDEGATDRLPLDVFNNYFSLGFDAHVTLEFHESREANPEKFNSRFRNKMFYAGTAFSDFLMGSSKDLAKHIRVVCDGTDLTPKIQDLKPQCVVFLNIPRYCAGTMPWGHPGEHHDFEPQRHDDGYLEVIGFTMTSLAALQVGGHGERLTQCREVVLTTSKAIPVQVDGEPCKLAASRIRIALRNQATMVQKAKRRSAAPLHSDQQPVPEQLRIQVSRVSMHDYEALHYDKQQLKEASVPLGTVVVPGDSDLELCRAHIERLQQEPDGAGAKSPTCQKLSPKWCFLDATTASRFYRIDRAQEHLNYVTEIAQDEIYILDPELLGASARPDLPTPTSPLPTSPCSPTPRSLQGDAAPPQGEELIEAAKRNDFCKLQELHQAGGNLMHRDEQSRTLLHHAVSAGSKDVVRYLLDHAPPEILDAVEENGETCLHQAAALGQRTICHYIVEAGASLMKTDQQGDTPRQRAEKAQDTELAAYLENRQHYQMIQREDQETAV
- the DGKZ gene encoding diacylglycerol kinase zeta isoform X1; translation: MEVRGCSDPSLPQGLLPFSWGRGCEWAPRHRTDRGLVQLLMPPVFVPNSHLPSMETFFRRHFRWKVPGPGEGQRRPSSVGLPTGKARRRSPAGQASSSLAQRRRSSAQLQGCLLSCGVRARGCSRRRSSTVPPSCNPRFIVDKVPTPQPTTSGAQLLGAPLLWTGLVGMNEEEEEKGVQEDVVAGASSAIQPGTNTPGPPPPRGAQPLLPLPRYLRRASSHLLPADAVYDHALWGLHGYYRRLSQRRPSGQHPGPGGRRASGTTAGTMLPTRVRPLSRRRQVALRRKAAGPQAWSALLAKAITKSGLQHLAPPPPTPGAPCSESARQIRSTVDWSESATYGEHIWFETNVSGDFCYVGEQYCVARMLQKSVSRRKCAACKIVVHTPCIEQLEKINFRCKPSFRESGSRNVREPTFVRHHWVHRRRQDGKCRHCGKGFQQKFTFHSKEIVAISCSWCKQAYHSKVSCFMLQQIEEPCSLGVHAAVVIPPTWILRARRPQNTLKASKKKKRASFKRKSSKKGPEEGRWRPFIIRPTPSPLMKPLLVFVNPKSGGNQGAKIIQSFLWYLNPRQVFDLSQGGPKEALEMYRKVHNLRILACGGDGTVGWILSTLDQLRLKPPPPVAILPLGTGNDLARTLNWGGGYTDEPVSKILSHVEEGNVVQLDRWDLHAEPNPEAGPEDRDEGATDRLPLDVFNNYFSLGFDAHVTLEFHESREANPEKFNSRFRNKMFYAGTAFSDFLMGSSKDLAKHIRVVCDGTDLTPKIQDLKPQCVVFLNIPRYCAGTMPWGHPGEHHDFEPQRHDDGYLEVIGFTMTSLAALQVGGHGERLTQCREVVLTTSKAIPVQVDGEPCKLAASRIRIALRNQATMVQKAKRRSAAPLHSDQQPVPEQLRIQVSRVSMHDYEALHYDKQQLKEASVPLGTVVVPGDSDLELCRAHIERLQQEPDGAGAKSPTCQKLSPKWCFLDATTASRFYRIDRAQEHLNYVTEIAQDEIYILDPELLGASARPDLPTPTSPLPTSPCSPTPRSLQGDAAPPQGEELIEAAKRNDFCKLQELHQAGGNLMHRDEQSRTLLHHAVSAGSKDVVRYLLDHAPPEILDAVEENGETCLHQAAALGQRTICHYIVEAGASLMKTDQQGDTPRQRAEKAQDTELAAYLENRQHYQMIQREDQETAV
- the DGKZ gene encoding diacylglycerol kinase zeta isoform X8, which codes for MSALGAGHSAGGSCNEASALGPVEALGTEEGERPGALRQMWRYRSWDVPQIPPEAPQTQKAITKSGLQHLAPPPPTPGAPCSESARQIRSTVDWSSATYGEHIWFETNVSGDFCYVGEQYCVARMLQKSVSRRKCAACKIVVHTPCIEQLEKINFRCKPSFRESGSRNVREPTFVRHHWVHRRRQDGKCRHCGKGFQQKFTFHSKEIVAISCSWCKQAYHSKVSCFMLQQIEEPCSLGVHAAVVIPPTWILRARRPQNTLKASKKKKRASFKRKSSKKGPEEGRWRPFIIRPTPSPLMKPLLVFVNPKSGGNQGAKIIQSFLWYLNPRQVFDLSQGGPKEALEMYRKVHNLRILACGGDGTVGWILSTLDQLRLKPPPPVAILPLGTGNDLARTLNWGGGYTDEPVSKILSHVEEGNVVQLDRWDLHAEPNPEAGPEDRDEGATDRLPLDVFNNYFSLGFDAHVTLEFHESREANPEKFNSRFRNKMFYAGTAFSDFLMGSSKDLAKHIRVVCDGTDLTPKIQDLKPQCVVFLNIPRYCAGTMPWGHPGEHHDFEPQRHDDGYLEVIGFTMTSLAALQVGGHGERLTQCREVVLTTSKAIPVQVDGEPCKLAASRIRIALRNQATMVQKAKRRSAAPLHSDQQPVPEQLRIQVSRVSMHDYEALHYDKQQLKEASVPLGTVVVPGDSDLELCRAHIERLQQEPDGAGAKSPTCQKLSPKWCFLDATTASRFYRIDRAQEHLNYVTEIAQDEIYILDPELLGASARPDLPTPTSPLPTSPCSPTPRSLQGDAAPPQGEELIEAAKRNDFCKLQELHQAGGNLMHRDEQSRTLLHHAVSAGSKDVVRYLLDHAPPEILDAVEENGETCLHQAAALGQRTICHYIVEAGASLMKTDQQGDTPRQRAEKAQDTELAAYLENRQHYQMIQREDQETAV